A window of the Phaseolus vulgaris cultivar G19833 chromosome 5, P. vulgaris v2.0, whole genome shotgun sequence genome harbors these coding sequences:
- the LOC137836081 gene encoding small ribosomal subunit protein eS12-like yields MSGEEVVAVPAEAPASIPGEPMDIMTALQLVLRKSLAYGGLARGLHESAKIIEKHTAQLCVLAEDCDQPDYVKLVKALCAEHNVSLLTVPSAKTLGEWAGLCKIDSEGKARKVTGCSCVVVKDFGEEHEAYNVVLQHVKAN; encoded by the exons ATGTCAGG TGAAGAAGTAGTAGCTGTTCCAGCTGAGGCACCTGCATCCATTCCCGGTGAGCCCATGGATATCATGACTGCTTTACAGCTTGTGCTGAGAAAATCTCTGGCTTACGGTGGTCTTGCAAGAGGTCTTCATGAAAGTGCTAAGATCATTGAGAAGCATACCGCACAGCTCTGCGTTCTAGCAGAAGATTGTGACCAACCTGATTATGTGAAACTGGTGAAAGCCCTTTGCGCAGAGCACAATGTTAGCCTTTTGACAGTTCCAAGTGCAAAGACCCTTGGAGAATGGGCTGGT TTGTGTAAGATTGATTCCGAGGGAAAGGCTAGGAAGGTAACTGGTTGCTCATGTGTGGTTGTTAAG GATTTTGGGGAGGAACACGAAGCCTATAATGTTGTTCTGCAGCACGTGAAAGCTAACTGA
- the LOC137836080 gene encoding pentatricopeptide repeat-containing protein At1g80550, mitochondrial-like translates to MRRFISISSRSNLPQPFQFQTLSTTTVTESPLPPPPPPPPPPPPDEADVRQTLLSFNNDWKRAMEFFDWVEESHSHCNFRHSTDTFNLMLDILAKFFEFDLCWHLIRRMHSRASSPPNHTTFRVLFKRYVSAHLVQDAIHAFHRLGEFNLNDHTSFSHLIDALCEYKHVIEAQDLVFSKDAPVDAIGNTKIHNMVLRGWFKLGWWSKCNEFWEEMDRKGVQKDLHSYSIYMDILCKGGKPWKAVKLFKEVKRKGFQLDVVVYNILIRAIGLSEGVDFSIGVFREMKDLGINPTVVTYNTLIRLLCDCYRHKEALALLQTMARDGCHPTAISYHCFFASLEKPKEILVMFDNMIESGVRPSMDTYVMLLNKFGRWGFLRPVFMVWNRMEQLGCSPDAAAYNALIDALVDKGLIEMARKYDEEMLAKGLSPKPRKELGTKLLGGESDDLLDRSSQSTIQTHNVPLV, encoded by the coding sequence ATGCGTCGCTTCATTTCGATTTCATCACGTTCAAATCTCCCTCAACCTTTTCAATTTCAAACCCTATCCACAACCACCGTCACAGAGAgccctcttcctcctcctcctcctcctcctcctcctcctcctcccgATGAAGCCGACGTTCGCCAAACGCTGCTCTCCTTCAACAACGATTGGAAGCGAGCCATGGAGTTCTTCGACTGGGTGGAGGAATCTCACTCCCACTGCAACTTCCGCCACTCCACCGACACCTTCAACCTCATGCTCGACATCCTCGCCAAGTTCTTCGAGTTCGATCTCTGTTGGCACCTCATTCGCCGCATGCACTCCCGCGCCTCCTCTCCCCCCAACCACACCACATTCCGTGTCCTCTTCAAGCGCTACGTCTCCGCCCACCTCGTCCAAGACGCCATCCACGCGTTCCACCGCCTCGGAGAGTTCAACCTCAACGACCACACCTCCTTCTCCCACCTCATAGACGCTCTCTGCGAGTACAAGCACGTCATCGAGGCACAGGACCTTGTCTTCTCCAAAGACGCGCCCGTCGACGCAATTGGGAACACCAAGATCCACAACATGGTTCTCCGAGGTTGGTTCAAATTGGGGTGGTGGAGCAAATGCAACGAGTTTTGGGAGGAGATGGATAGAAAAGGTGTTCAGAAGGACTTGCACTCGTATTCAATTTACATGGATATTCTGTGCAAAGGGGGAAAGCCTTGGAAGGCTGTCAAATTGTTCAAAGAGGTTAAGCGGAAGGGTTTCCAATTAGATGTTGTGGTTTATAACATTCTCATTCGAGCCATTGGTCTATCTGAAGGGGTTGATTTCTCAATTGGGGTTTTCCGCGAAATGAAGGACTTGGGTATTAACCCCACTGTTGTCACTTACAACACCTTGATTAGGCTTTTGTGTGATTGCTACAGACACAAGGAGGCACTTGCCTTGCTTCAAACCATGGCTCGGGATGGTTGCCACCCCACTGCCATTTCTTACCATTGTTTTTTTGCCTCCTTGGAGAAGCCTAAAGAGATACTTGTTATGTTTGATAACATGATAGAGAGTGGGGTCAGGCCCAGCATGGACACCTATGTCATGCTCCTGAACAAGTTTGGTCGGTGGGGGTTTCTTCGCCCAGTTTTTATGGTGTGGAATAGAATGGAACAACTGGGGTGTAGTCCTGATGCAGCAGCTTACAATGCCTTGATAGATGCTCTTGTGGACAAAGGGTTGATAGAAATGGCTAGGAAGTACGATGAGGAGATGTTAGCGAAAGGACTTTCTCCTAAGCCAAGAAAAGAGTTGGGGACAAAGCTGTTGGGGGGAGAATCTGATGATTTATTGGATAGGTCTTCTCAAAGTACCATACAGACACACAACGTACCACTAGTCTAG